The Methanocella arvoryzae MRE50 genome includes a region encoding these proteins:
- a CDS encoding hydrogenase large subunit — protein MTAKNITNEITAAFGEEMASARDVGNNVFVRAGKDALPYVASFVAKRYGASLATLHVADTRQMTGGYTMYAVMPVASENLIVSIEAEVPESPGTFQSLTPMIYSANWFEREIADMFGLTPVGHPDLRPLVLYDTWPEDYHPLRKDAPGRPPKVDTYYPYHRVEGEGVFEIPVGPVHAGVIEPGHFRFSVAGEPVLMLEIRMGYVHKGIEKISESMTYDKGVFLSERTSGDNGMAHSTAYCQAVEQLAGIEVPDRARYIRTVFLEMERIYNHLGDVGGISLDTAYNVGAQHAYILRERMLQLNECITGSRLLRSVNKIGGVRQDLTREDIEKIRTAIIKAKLDFKDFVDLVNRQTSILDRTETTGKLPLEAAVSLNIVGPGARASGVSRDVRRDHPYAAYSDLNFAVHIRKEGDVNARMQVKIGEIYESMSIIEQALDRLPAGKIRAATGNIPQGRVGISLVEAPRGELLHWILSGENDRPFRHKIRDPSFCNWLAMEIATPGNIVPDFPLVNKSFNLSYSGNDL, from the coding sequence ATGACAGCTAAAAACATAACCAACGAGATCACCGCCGCTTTCGGCGAAGAGATGGCGTCGGCAAGAGATGTCGGGAACAACGTGTTCGTCAGGGCAGGCAAAGACGCACTTCCCTACGTAGCATCCTTTGTGGCAAAAAGATACGGGGCGTCACTGGCGACGCTGCACGTGGCAGACACAAGACAGATGACCGGCGGGTACACGATGTACGCGGTGATGCCGGTTGCGTCGGAAAACCTGATCGTCAGCATCGAAGCAGAAGTGCCTGAATCGCCTGGAACTTTCCAGTCCCTGACACCCATGATCTACTCGGCCAACTGGTTCGAGAGGGAGATCGCTGACATGTTCGGGCTTACTCCGGTCGGGCACCCGGACCTCAGGCCGCTCGTGCTGTACGATACATGGCCTGAGGATTACCACCCGCTGCGAAAAGATGCCCCGGGCAGGCCGCCTAAAGTGGACACCTACTACCCTTATCACAGGGTCGAAGGTGAAGGCGTCTTTGAGATACCGGTCGGTCCGGTGCACGCAGGCGTCATCGAGCCCGGCCACTTCCGCTTCAGTGTGGCCGGCGAACCCGTCCTCATGTTAGAGATCCGCATGGGCTATGTGCATAAAGGCATCGAGAAGATCTCCGAAAGCATGACCTACGACAAGGGAGTATTCCTCTCGGAGCGCACCTCGGGCGACAATGGAATGGCCCATTCGACAGCGTACTGCCAGGCAGTAGAACAGCTTGCCGGCATAGAGGTGCCAGACAGGGCGCGGTATATCAGGACCGTGTTTCTGGAGATGGAGAGGATCTACAATCACCTGGGCGACGTAGGCGGCATATCCCTCGATACGGCATACAATGTCGGCGCTCAGCATGCCTATATTTTGAGAGAGCGAATGCTGCAGCTGAACGAGTGTATAACAGGCAGCAGGCTGTTGAGATCGGTTAACAAGATAGGAGGCGTGAGACAGGACCTGACCCGGGAGGATATAGAGAAGATCAGGACTGCAATAATCAAAGCCAAGCTGGACTTTAAGGACTTCGTGGATCTCGTGAACAGGCAGACATCCATCCTGGACAGGACTGAGACGACTGGCAAGCTACCCCTGGAGGCCGCAGTGAGCCTGAACATCGTAGGGCCGGGAGCCCGGGCCAGCGGTGTCAGCCGGGATGTCCGGAGGGACCACCCCTACGCAGCCTACAGCGATCTAAACTTCGCCGTCCATATCCGGAAAGAGGGTGATGTTAATGCCCGCATGCAGGTGAAGATAGGCGAGATTTACGAGTCCATGAGCATAATAGAGCAAGCGCTGGACAGGCTGCCTGCAGGAAAGATCAGAGCAGCTACGGGCAATATCCCCCAGGGTCGAGTCGGCATCAGCCTCGTGGAAGCACCGAGAGGCGAGCTGCTCCACTGGATTTTATCGGGCGAGAACGACCGGCCGTTCAGGCATAAGATCAGAGACCCGTCGTTCTGCAACTGGCTGGCCATGGAAATCGCGACGCCGGGCAACATAGTTCCGGACTTCCCGCTGGTGAACAAGAGCTTTAACCTGTCCTATTCGGGTAACGATCTGTAG
- a CDS encoding universal stress protein: MNVLLATDGKPHSDKAVSYAIEYSERFGANLFIVFVVSPRHGEDRDAIIKYGMGVLETLKQQALEKKIPVTTMLEAGNPYEATLAVSDRIKADAIIVGTSGKTVLDRALIGSVSEYIVRNAKCTVIVVR, from the coding sequence ATGAATGTCCTACTGGCAACAGACGGCAAACCGCATTCCGATAAAGCGGTAAGTTATGCTATCGAGTACTCTGAGCGCTTCGGGGCGAACCTGTTCATCGTGTTTGTGGTAAGCCCCAGGCACGGCGAGGACCGTGATGCTATCATAAAGTATGGTATGGGCGTGCTGGAAACCCTCAAGCAGCAGGCCCTGGAAAAGAAGATCCCGGTTACGACGATGCTCGAAGCTGGCAACCCCTATGAGGCGACGCTGGCAGTTTCCGACCGTATCAAAGCCGACGCAATCATAGTGGGCACTTCCGGCAAAACCGTGCTCGACAGGGCGCTCATCGGCAGCGTATCGGAGTACATTGTCCGTAACGCAAAGTGCACCGTTATCGTCGTACGATAA
- a CDS encoding Coenzyme F420 hydrogenase/dehydrogenase, beta subunit C-terminal domain, with translation MVKVKDMFYACATEENICKAGECGGAVTALLKYALESKMVDAVVAITRGADLYDGVPTVFTNPADLVKSAGSLHCAPTAIGKFIVQYMNGAKDMKIALPVKQCDASAILAAAKQGKVNRNNILMIGLNCGGTVRPVIGRDMIEKYYGVSPDDVIKEEIAKGKFIIVTKNHEHKEVSIDELEEHGSGRRQNCQRCDIKIPTMADLACGNWGVIGPLAGKATFVEVCSENGAKLMEGATNAKAITTQAPDPKGIEMRAKINESMIKLAAKHQKKHFSEAADPAFWASHFSKCVKCQGCTVNCPVIFDLKLKPMAFEGMGDIPPSMGYHMARLAALGNNCINCGMCEDGCPVEIPLSRLYHEVAKRIGQEIS, from the coding sequence ATGGTCAAAGTCAAGGACATGTTCTACGCCTGCGCCACAGAGGAGAACATATGTAAGGCCGGCGAGTGCGGCGGAGCAGTCACCGCACTGCTGAAGTACGCGCTGGAGAGCAAGATGGTCGACGCTGTAGTCGCCATCACCAGGGGCGCAGACCTGTACGACGGCGTACCCACGGTCTTCACCAACCCGGCAGACCTCGTCAAGTCCGCAGGCTCGCTCCACTGCGCACCCACGGCCATCGGCAAGTTCATCGTCCAGTACATGAACGGGGCCAAAGACATGAAGATCGCACTGCCGGTCAAGCAGTGCGACGCCAGCGCTATCCTCGCCGCGGCGAAGCAGGGCAAGGTCAACAGGAACAACATCCTGATGATCGGCCTCAACTGCGGCGGCACGGTCCGCCCGGTCATCGGCAGAGATATGATCGAAAAGTACTACGGCGTCAGCCCGGACGACGTGATCAAGGAAGAGATCGCCAAGGGTAAGTTCATCATCGTGACGAAGAACCACGAGCACAAGGAAGTCTCGATCGACGAGCTGGAAGAGCACGGCAGCGGCCGCAGGCAGAACTGCCAGCGGTGCGACATCAAGATCCCCACCATGGCGGATCTGGCGTGCGGCAACTGGGGTGTCATCGGGCCGCTGGCCGGGAAAGCCACCTTCGTGGAAGTCTGCAGTGAGAACGGTGCCAAGCTTATGGAAGGCGCCACCAACGCTAAGGCTATCACGACCCAGGCTCCTGACCCGAAGGGCATCGAGATGCGCGCCAAGATCAACGAGTCGATGATCAAGCTCGCCGCGAAGCACCAGAAGAAGCACTTCTCGGAGGCTGCAGACCCCGCTTTCTGGGCAAGCCACTTCAGCAAGTGTGTCAAGTGCCAGGGCTGCACAGTCAACTGCCCCGTCATCTTCGACCTGAAGCTGAAGCCCATGGCCTTCGAAGGAATGGGCGACATCCCGCCTTCGATGGGCTACCACATGGCCAGGCTTGCGGCGCTCGGCAACAACTGCATCAACTGCGGCATGTGCGAAGATGGCTGCCCGGTAGAGATCCCGCTCTCCAGGCTGTATCACGAAGTCGCGAAGCGCATCGGACAGGAGATCAGCTAA
- a CDS encoding hydrogenase 4 subunit F — protein MIIETLLIIPLITAALCYLIKHKRTVEIVSTLGALAIMAGCVYLAYTVFTRGPVSGGLWYVDSLGAYMLVIISFIGLAAAIYSIGYLGYEYKEKKIDLGRLRYYFTFFHVFIFTMLLVCTSSNLGIMWIAIEATTLASAFLVGFYNKDTSVEAAWKYIIICSVGITLALLGTILLYASSVNTLGESADALNWPMLAEKAKSLDPTLLKIAFILVIIGYGTKAGFAPMHTWLPDAHSEAPTPISGLLSGVLLNCAMYGILRYHIITTNALGPDFSGTLLIVFGLLSLAAAAAFIIIQKDYKRLLAYSSIEHMGIIAIGFGIGGAVGIFGALLHILNHAVTKSLMFFGAGNILLKFKTKNIDEVKGIAALMPWTAMCFVAGALAITGSPPFSIFVSEIIILIAGFTQGNIVVSVLYLLLLVIIFAGFMYHVGRMVFGEPAPGTIKGEPNYLGLCVMAVLLLATLIMGVYVPLALSDILTQIVTIFGGSV, from the coding sequence TTGATTATCGAAACGCTGCTGATCATACCCCTGATAACAGCCGCGCTATGTTACCTGATCAAGCATAAGCGGACAGTCGAGATAGTGAGCACACTGGGCGCCCTGGCAATAATGGCGGGCTGTGTATATCTCGCATACACTGTTTTTACCAGAGGGCCGGTTTCAGGCGGCCTGTGGTACGTGGACAGCCTCGGCGCCTACATGCTGGTCATCATCTCCTTCATCGGCCTTGCAGCTGCCATCTACTCGATAGGCTACCTGGGCTACGAGTACAAGGAGAAGAAGATAGACCTCGGCAGGCTGCGCTACTACTTCACGTTCTTCCACGTCTTCATCTTCACCATGCTGCTGGTCTGCACATCCAGTAACCTGGGCATTATGTGGATAGCGATAGAGGCTACCACACTGGCTTCCGCCTTCCTGGTCGGCTTTTATAACAAGGATACCTCAGTGGAGGCTGCCTGGAAATATATCATCATCTGCTCCGTGGGCATTACGCTGGCGCTGCTGGGCACGATCCTGCTCTACGCCTCTTCAGTTAACACGCTGGGAGAATCTGCAGATGCGCTCAACTGGCCGATGCTGGCGGAGAAAGCTAAGAGCCTGGATCCCACACTGCTAAAGATCGCCTTCATACTGGTGATCATCGGCTATGGCACCAAGGCAGGCTTCGCCCCGATGCACACCTGGCTGCCGGACGCCCACAGTGAAGCGCCTACGCCGATCAGCGGCCTGCTTTCGGGAGTGCTGTTGAACTGCGCCATGTACGGTATCCTGCGGTATCATATCATAACGACAAATGCGCTGGGCCCTGACTTCTCCGGGACGCTGCTGATCGTCTTCGGTTTGCTGTCGCTTGCAGCAGCCGCCGCCTTCATCATCATCCAGAAGGATTACAAGCGACTGCTGGCTTACTCCAGCATAGAGCACATGGGCATCATCGCCATCGGCTTCGGAATTGGCGGTGCTGTAGGAATCTTCGGCGCACTGCTCCACATCCTCAATCACGCCGTCACCAAGTCGCTCATGTTCTTCGGCGCAGGTAACATCCTGCTGAAGTTCAAGACCAAGAACATCGACGAGGTAAAAGGCATCGCTGCGCTAATGCCCTGGACAGCCATGTGCTTCGTGGCCGGAGCCCTGGCGATAACCGGCTCGCCCCCGTTCAGCATTTTCGTCAGCGAGATCATCATCCTGATAGCCGGTTTTACTCAGGGCAACATAGTTGTCAGCGTCCTGTACCTGCTCCTGCTGGTGATCATCTTCGCGGGATTCATGTACCATGTGGGCAGGATGGTGTTCGGAGAGCCTGCCCCGGGCACAATCAAAGGTGAGCCCAACTACCTGGGCCTGTGCGTAATGGCAGTCCTGTTACTCGCCACGCTGATCATGGGTGTCTACGTCCCACTGGCACTCAGCGACATACTGACCCAGATTGTGACCATCTTCGGAGGCTCCGTATGA
- the nuoB gene encoding NADH-quinone oxidoreductase subunit NuoB, protein MFDILKAGYLKKGVVTSKYPAEPFRAPEKFLGMPAIDKSKCDRCGKCLAACPSGAINDNFDISPGRCIFCAACADVCSAIRMTGEYELASKAKPDFDVESSGRELEKKIKKAFGRSLAIREVDAGSCNGCEVEVNSLSNAIYDIERFGLHIVASPRHADALLVTGPVTRNMERGLMQSYNATPDPKMVIAMGACAITGGIFRDSYAVYNGVDALVPVDVYIPGCPPRPQAIIQGIMLAIDRWEEKRK, encoded by the coding sequence ATGTTCGACATACTCAAAGCAGGCTACCTCAAAAAAGGCGTAGTGACCTCGAAGTATCCGGCAGAGCCCTTCAGAGCCCCAGAAAAGTTCCTCGGCATGCCTGCGATCGATAAAAGTAAGTGCGACCGCTGCGGAAAATGCCTTGCAGCCTGTCCCTCCGGGGCAATCAACGACAATTTTGACATATCACCGGGCAGGTGCATTTTTTGCGCAGCCTGCGCCGACGTGTGCAGCGCTATAAGGATGACAGGGGAATATGAGCTGGCATCTAAGGCAAAGCCGGACTTCGACGTCGAATCCTCAGGCAGGGAGCTGGAGAAGAAGATAAAGAAAGCCTTCGGCCGATCTCTCGCCATCCGAGAAGTAGATGCCGGCTCCTGCAACGGATGTGAGGTCGAAGTCAACTCGCTCTCGAACGCCATCTACGACATAGAAAGGTTCGGCCTGCACATTGTCGCCTCCCCCAGACATGCCGATGCTCTGCTCGTCACCGGGCCGGTCACCAGAAACATGGAACGCGGGCTAATGCAGTCATACAACGCCACCCCCGACCCGAAGATGGTTATAGCCATGGGAGCGTGCGCTATTACGGGCGGAATCTTCAGGGACTCGTACGCAGTCTACAACGGCGTGGATGCGCTGGTCCCGGTGGATGTATACATACCTGGCTGCCCCCCGAGGCCTCAGGCAATTATCCAGGGGATCATGCTCGCCATAGACAGGTGGGAAGAAAAGCGCAAGTGA
- a CDS encoding carbonic anhydrase yields the protein MSETATSATTEKGLITLIDKLMHNDKYSAEATSAGKYRDILDGQHPDITLVTCSDSRVIEKALDDEIGKIFSIKNIGNRVEPNLGSIEYGIGHLHTPILMIMGHTGCGAVHASTLELKDEHHRIIKSLDFIKPTVAEVQKLLIRRGGLSQYIKESKTKPLTPISEQVYFETLVTEANVDKQIDNLLNDASIRNLVYSGKMMIVGAIYDFKDIYSTSKGSVSIININGETDVEKLKKLDVFAGNSTIVLNRVKRLLVY from the coding sequence ATGTCAGAAACAGCTACTTCAGCTACTACAGAAAAGGGCTTGATCACCCTCATTGACAAGCTCATGCACAACGATAAGTACTCCGCTGAAGCCACGAGCGCAGGCAAGTACAGGGACATCTTAGACGGCCAGCACCCGGACATCACCCTGGTCACCTGCTCGGACTCCAGGGTCATCGAAAAGGCGCTGGATGACGAGATCGGCAAGATATTCTCCATAAAAAACATCGGCAACCGGGTAGAGCCCAACCTGGGCAGCATCGAGTACGGCATCGGCCACCTGCACACGCCCATACTGATGATCATGGGCCACACTGGCTGCGGAGCCGTCCACGCTTCCACCTTAGAGCTCAAGGACGAGCACCACCGGATCATCAAGTCGCTCGACTTCATCAAGCCGACAGTGGCAGAGGTCCAGAAGCTGCTCATCAGGAGAGGCGGCCTGTCCCAGTACATCAAGGAGTCGAAAACAAAGCCCCTGACGCCCATCAGCGAACAGGTCTATTTCGAGACACTGGTCACAGAGGCCAACGTCGACAAACAGATAGATAATCTGCTCAACGATGCCTCGATCAGGAACCTGGTATACAGCGGCAAGATGATGATCGTGGGCGCCATCTACGACTTCAAGGACATCTACTCCACAAGCAAGGGCAGCGTCAGCATCATCAACATCAACGGCGAGACCGACGTGGAGAAGCTGAAGAAGCTGGACGTCTTCGCGGGCAACAGCACGATTGTCCTGAACAGGGTCAAAAGGCTGCTTGTTTATTAA
- a CDS encoding NADH-quinone oxidoreductase subunit K, with translation MVDISLGNNIINGLAVVIFLTTFLIVAHTRLYPWVRTLAIQSLALGLLGAAVAYFTGSPHIYLVAALTIIIKAFIIPRFIEYTMNRINVDREVEMMLNVPASLLVAGGLAILSYFITEPIIAQGSAITKNCLAISIAVVLIGFFIMISRRKAITQIMGLMVMENGLFLAAISTSYGMPLIVEIGVFFDILVGVLIMGIFAFQINKTFDTIDTGILRRLRD, from the coding sequence ATGGTTGACATATCCCTCGGAAACAACATCATCAACGGCCTCGCGGTCGTAATCTTTTTGACGACGTTCCTCATCGTCGCCCACACCCGCCTGTACCCCTGGGTGAGAACCCTCGCCATCCAGTCGCTGGCGCTGGGGCTGCTGGGAGCGGCGGTCGCGTACTTTACCGGCAGTCCGCACATCTATCTGGTCGCGGCGCTGACGATCATCATCAAAGCGTTCATCATCCCCAGGTTCATCGAATACACGATGAACCGCATCAACGTCGACAGGGAAGTGGAGATGATGCTCAACGTCCCGGCGTCGCTGCTGGTTGCGGGCGGCCTGGCGATCCTCTCGTACTTCATCACCGAGCCGATCATAGCCCAGGGCAGCGCCATCACTAAGAACTGCCTCGCGATATCCATCGCAGTCGTCCTCATCGGCTTCTTTATCATGATCAGCCGCAGAAAGGCGATCACCCAGATCATGGGCCTGATGGTGATGGAGAACGGGCTGTTCCTGGCGGCGATCTCTACGTCATACGGCATGCCCCTCATAGTCGAAATAGGAGTCTTCTTCGATATCCTGGTAGGAGTGCTCATCATGGGCATCTTCGCCTTCCAGATCAACAAGACGTTCGATACGATTGATACAGGCATCCTCAGGAGGCTGAGAGATTGA
- the fdhF gene encoding formate dehydrogenase subunit alpha: MNLKLVSTICPYCGCGCGINLVEKDGKVVGVEPWKRHPVNEGKLCPKGNFAHEFIHRNDRLTTPLIKKDGKFVPASWDEAISLVASKFKEINAQFGPESMACFASARVTNEENFVMQKFARVALRTPNIDHCARLCHGTSVAGLAKTLGSGAMTNTIKDIADAKLLFIIGTNTFEDHPLIGRRIVQAKERGAKIIVCDPRFNITAKQADIYVQHRSGTDVALLNAMMYTILTEGLEDKEFIKTRTKDFEAIKAEIMKCSPEWAEPITGVPADTIKKIARMYATSGASAILFSMGITQHACGTDNVVSVSNLALMCGMIGRPGTGINPLRGQNNVQGACDMGCLPNVVSGYQAVINDELRKKYAAAWGVPDLPNKVGLTIVEVMNAIDEGKIKSLYIMGENPMVSDPDINHVKHALQSVNFLVVQDIFMTETAELAHVVLPAASFAEKEGTFTSTERRVQLLKKVVSPPGEAKEDWEIICAIAKKMGVAGFDFKSAEEIFEEVRKVTPQYAGMTWERLRKPEALHWPCPATDHPGTPILHTVKFTHPDGLGIFFPVSFKPPAEVPDADYPLLLTTGRMIFHYHTGSMTRRSATLDNEVKTGFVEINPVDAKALGVKMGDKVKVVSRRGEIEISAKVTPNIMKGIIFIPFHFNECSANKLTNPVLDPFAKMPELKACAAKIIPIPKEDKKAAAAAVKVAPKIGGQ; encoded by the coding sequence ATGAACTTAAAACTTGTGTCGACGATTTGCCCATACTGCGGTTGCGGTTGCGGTATTAATCTGGTCGAAAAGGATGGAAAAGTCGTCGGAGTCGAGCCCTGGAAGAGACATCCTGTAAACGAAGGCAAGCTATGCCCGAAAGGCAACTTCGCCCACGAGTTTATCCACAGGAACGACAGGCTGACTACTCCGCTCATCAAGAAGGACGGAAAGTTTGTCCCGGCAAGCTGGGACGAAGCAATATCCCTCGTCGCTTCGAAGTTCAAGGAGATCAACGCACAATTCGGGCCCGAATCGATGGCCTGCTTCGCTTCTGCCAGAGTGACGAACGAAGAAAACTTCGTCATGCAGAAGTTCGCAAGGGTCGCGCTCAGGACACCGAACATCGACCACTGCGCCAGGCTATGCCACGGCACGTCGGTCGCCGGCCTGGCCAAGACGCTGGGCAGCGGCGCTATGACTAACACGATCAAGGACATAGCGGACGCAAAACTATTGTTTATCATAGGGACCAACACCTTTGAGGATCACCCCCTCATCGGCCGGAGAATTGTCCAGGCCAAAGAGAGAGGAGCAAAGATCATCGTCTGCGACCCGAGGTTCAACATCACCGCCAAGCAGGCGGACATTTACGTCCAGCACAGAAGCGGCACCGATGTTGCCCTGCTCAACGCGATGATGTATACGATCCTGACCGAAGGCCTGGAAGACAAAGAGTTCATCAAGACCAGGACAAAGGACTTCGAAGCCATCAAGGCAGAGATCATGAAGTGCTCGCCTGAATGGGCGGAGCCTATCACTGGCGTCCCGGCCGACACCATCAAGAAGATCGCCAGGATGTACGCCACCAGCGGCGCTTCTGCCATCCTGTTCTCGATGGGCATCACCCAGCACGCCTGCGGCACGGACAACGTCGTCTCGGTCTCCAACCTCGCGCTGATGTGCGGCATGATCGGCAGGCCCGGCACCGGCATCAACCCGCTGAGGGGCCAGAACAACGTGCAGGGCGCCTGCGATATGGGCTGCCTGCCCAACGTAGTATCCGGTTACCAGGCAGTCATCAACGACGAGCTTCGCAAGAAGTACGCAGCGGCATGGGGAGTCCCCGACCTGCCTAACAAGGTTGGGCTGACCATCGTAGAAGTCATGAACGCCATAGACGAGGGCAAGATCAAGTCGCTGTACATCATGGGTGAGAACCCGATGGTATCCGATCCAGATATAAACCACGTCAAGCACGCTCTCCAGTCTGTGAACTTCCTGGTAGTCCAGGACATCTTCATGACAGAGACGGCAGAGCTCGCTCACGTCGTACTGCCCGCCGCCTCGTTTGCCGAGAAGGAAGGCACGTTCACATCCACCGAGAGACGCGTCCAGCTGCTCAAGAAAGTCGTCAGCCCGCCCGGAGAGGCGAAGGAAGACTGGGAGATCATCTGCGCCATCGCAAAGAAGATGGGCGTCGCAGGCTTCGACTTCAAGTCCGCCGAGGAGATCTTTGAGGAAGTCCGGAAAGTAACGCCGCAATATGCCGGCATGACCTGGGAGAGGCTCAGAAAGCCAGAAGCGCTTCACTGGCCCTGCCCGGCTACAGACCACCCCGGAACCCCGATCCTGCATACGGTCAAATTCACACACCCGGACGGCCTGGGTATCTTCTTCCCTGTCTCGTTCAAGCCACCCGCAGAGGTGCCCGACGCAGACTACCCGCTGTTACTGACGACGGGCAGGATGATCTTCCACTACCACACTGGCAGCATGACCAGAAGGTCCGCCACCCTCGACAACGAAGTCAAGACCGGCTTCGTCGAGATCAACCCGGTCGACGCGAAGGCGCTCGGAGTCAAGATGGGCGACAAGGTCAAGGTCGTATCCCGCAGAGGAGAGATCGAGATATCCGCGAAGGTAACCCCCAACATTATGAAGGGCATTATCTTCATCCCGTTCCACTTCAACGAGTGCAGCGCCAACAAGCTGACCAACCCGGTCCTCGACCCGTTCGCCAAGATGCCGGAGCTCAAGGCCTGTGCAGCAAAGATCATACCCATACCGAAGGAAGACAAGAAAGCAGCTGCCGCGGCTGTGAAAGTCGCACCGAAGATAGGAGGTCAATAA
- a CDS encoding formate/nitrite transporter family protein, which translates to MAFKGPADIAKAAIASGQTKCTTTWTKLLVLAFLAGAYIAFGALLSEIVAGGLSNGTITLADGSINKIAMPSGLVKFAAGAVFPVGLMLVVIGGSELLTGNMMFAPMALFDKKTGLKGLTVNWTLVFIGNFIGAIFVAFFLAYMTGLFNAMPWASWAVSVAGGKVGLTWEQAFFRGIGCNWLVCLAVWLAISADDIVSKIMACWFPIMAFVTIGFEHSVANMFFIPLGIFAANDAGIAATLTAANVTIPALLLGAGGWVNFIWNNLIPVTLGNIVGAAVFVAMAYWWVYIRSPVCVTPPQPADAAKIAPK; encoded by the coding sequence ATGGCATTTAAAGGACCTGCAGATATTGCTAAGGCAGCGATTGCTTCAGGACAGACTAAATGTACCACAACGTGGACTAAGTTACTCGTATTGGCCTTCCTGGCCGGCGCATACATTGCATTTGGTGCGCTCTTAAGCGAAATTGTAGCCGGAGGTCTCTCTAACGGCACAATCACGCTAGCGGATGGATCGATCAATAAGATAGCTATGCCGAGCGGACTCGTTAAGTTCGCTGCGGGCGCAGTGTTCCCTGTCGGCCTCATGCTGGTCGTCATCGGAGGCTCTGAACTCCTGACAGGTAACATGATGTTTGCACCAATGGCACTTTTCGATAAGAAGACCGGGCTGAAAGGCCTGACAGTAAACTGGACCTTAGTATTTATTGGCAACTTTATCGGCGCAATTTTCGTGGCGTTCTTCCTCGCTTACATGACCGGGCTGTTCAACGCCATGCCATGGGCGAGCTGGGCAGTATCAGTAGCAGGCGGCAAGGTAGGCCTGACCTGGGAGCAGGCGTTCTTCAGAGGAATCGGCTGCAACTGGCTCGTATGCCTCGCAGTCTGGCTGGCAATCAGCGCTGACGACATCGTCAGCAAGATCATGGCCTGCTGGTTCCCGATCATGGCATTCGTAACCATCGGCTTCGAACACAGCGTCGCCAACATGTTCTTCATCCCGCTGGGCATTTTCGCAGCCAACGATGCCGGCATCGCCGCTACCCTGACTGCAGCAAATGTCACAATACCGGCTTTACTTCTCGGCGCCGGAGGATGGGTCAACTTCATATGGAACAACCTGATCCCGGTCACCCTGGGCAACATCGTCGGAGCGGCAGTCTTCGTAGCGATGGCCTACTGGTGGGTCTACATCAGGTCCCCGGTATGCGTTACCCCGCCCCAGCCCGCGGACGCAGCAAAGATTGCTCCGAAGTAA